From the Odocoileus virginianus isolate 20LAN1187 ecotype Illinois chromosome 20, Ovbor_1.2, whole genome shotgun sequence genome, the window CCCGGGTGCCTCAGCAGGGAACGGAGGCTGGAAGCTGGGAGAAAGAATGCATGCACTCCCGTTCCTCCTGCCCAGCTTCCTTCTTCATGCCGTCCATGCGCCATCACAGCAGGCAGCCTCTCCGCGCCCTCGTGTCGGGGTGGTTTTGTGACCTGTGTTCTCTTGGAAGGAATTCCGCACGTGGCTAAGGGAGGAGTGGGGCCGGACGCTGGAGGACATTTTCCATGAGCACATGCAGGAGCTCATCCTGATGAAGTTCATCTACACCAGTCAGTACGAGTGAGTGCAGCTCCTGGCTGGGGGCGGGCAGTCTCTCCCTCTCAGGTGCTGTGTGCACAGGCCCTCTCTTCTCAGTGCTGTGAACACAGTCCTTTTGGGTGCTGTGAACACAGTCCCTTTGGGTGCTGTGAACACAGTCCCTCTCTTCTGGGTGCTGTGAACACAGTCCCTCTCTTCTGGGTGCTGTGAACACAGTCACTCTGGGTGCTGTGAATGACGGCCTTCTCTTTGGGTACTGTGAACATGGACCCTCTGGGTACTGTGAGCACAGTCCTGCTCTCTCTGGGTACTATGACCAGAGGCCCTGTCCCCTGACCCACCTTGGTATCTGTTTTCTGCCTGTCTGACCACCATCACCCACCAGCTGTGTTCTCACAGGCCTGGCCTGTGTGTTAGAGCCTCATGTTCCCTTCCCCATGTCGACCTTGGCAGCCTCATATCTCCCCCTGCTGTCATGCTCTCTGCCCTTGGACCCTGTCCTGCTGCCTCTGTTTAGCGTCTTGGCAGCCTCAGGAATCCCCACCCCAGGGTGTGCCATGCACACCAGGGTGTGCACCCACCTCCAGGGGTGAGTGGAGCTCAGGAAGGAGGGGTGCCCCTGCTCCCACGGGCCTTGGCGGGGACCTAACGCTGCCCACCCTGTGTAGCGTGGCCAGCGGGCATGAGCCGCATGTTCTGCCCCCGTGCCCATGGGCTGTGCCAATCGTGCTCTCATGCTACCCCTCTTCCCCTGCACAGCAACTGCCTGACCTATCGCCGCATCTACCTCCCTCCCAGCCACCCGGATGACCTCATCAGGCCGGGCCTCTTCAAGGGCACCTACGGCAGCCACGGCCTGGAGATTGTCATGCTCAGCTTCCATGGGAAGCGTGCCAGGGGCACGAAGATCACGGTGGGTCCCAGGGGCCGCCCTGCCGGGCCCAGCACCACGTGACTGTGATCACATCATCCTGGCGTAGGGCAGCTCGGGTTGTGCCCCAGCTAGTCACAGCGGGCCTCAGACTGTGGCAGCACTTCCCCGGGGGGCTTGCCGGGAACTTGGTGTCTCGGGTCCCACCTGGACCTGCTGATTCAGGGCCCACCTTTCACACGATCCCCCGGGGATTCTGAACATTTCCAAGGCAGCCTTTCCTGCACAGTCCTCAGCTCTGGCCATACCCCAGGATTcctggggagacagagaaagcCCTGATGCTGGCCCTACCCCAGAGGCTCTGACCTAATGGGGGTAGGCTGGGTGGGGGGCTCCAGGAGCTCCCCAGGTGACCCTCTGCTTTATCACTTGGGCCCCCACGGCCTGTCTGGGCCTCAGCAGCTTGGGAACACGCCGGGAGGGCCGCTGAGCTGAGTGGGGGCCCTGGACGAAGGGCCCCTTGTCGCCTGTTCCAGGCACACAATCTGGGCTGGTGTTTCCGGCTGTCCCTCCCTGACCGGGGAGGGTTCGCAGGCCTCTCGAGGCTCCATCACTTCAGCTGTCAACATAGGGTGGCTCCCACCCAAGGTCTTCAGTGTAGGGATGCTTGTGGGCCCTCCCAGGGTCACCCGTGGGTACTGTCATTCCCTGTCCTCAAAGGCCTTTCACAGGAGGCTGCCTGCTCTgggcactgttttttttttaaaggacatatCAGATATTCCGACTGGTAAGGGGTCACTGCCAAACCAGTGGTAAGGCTGAGCAAGCACGCTCAGCCGAAGGCAGGACTGGGGCTGGAGGCTCAGCACAGTCTCTGAGCCTGCTGACGGCTGCACACTGGCTTCACAGGGCGACCCCAACATCCCTGCCGGGCAGCAGACGGTAGAGATTGACCTCAGGCACCGCATCCAGCTGCCTGATGGCGAGAGCCTGCGCGACTTCAACGAGCTCTCCCGCGTTGTCCTGGAGGTGCGTGAGCAGGTGCGCCAGGAGCAGGAGCAGGAAGGCGGGCCCGAGGATGTCGAGGGCCTTGGCCAGCAGAGCCCCCAGCCCTGTGAGGAGCCTCCCGCCGAGCCGGCCCAGGCGCCTGGGGACAGAGGGGCTGCGGCCGCAGCTGAGCCACCTGCCCAGTCAGGGCAGGGGCAGCCGTTCGTGCTGCCAGTGGGCGTGAGCTCGAGGAATGAGGACTATCCCCGGACCTGCAGGATGTGGTAAGGATGGGGGCGTGGGCTTCCGGGGTCCCCTGCCAGACCAGCACAGAGGCGGCCTGACATGGGGTCGACCCCGCACGGGGCGGGGGGCATTGCACCGTGGGAAGCTCTGCCCATGTGTTCCAGGTCCCGGGTGGCCAATGCCACTCCCTGGGCCCCACGCCAAGCTCCCCAAAAGCGATTTAGGCATTGGTGCGGACTTGACAGACAAAATTCATTACATCCTCTTCATGTTAATACTGTTGTGATAAAAGAGGCTGAATATGGGTTTTCCAGAGGGAAGCATACACAATAGTGTTTCAGTGTAACTTCACCTGCTGTGAATTTTTGTAAGTCATAAAGAAGACAGATCTCATGTCCCTGGGAAACTTGACAACTTGCAGCATCTCATGGCTAGCTCAGAGCCCTCGGGCAGAGCCGGCCTGGAAGCTCTGGTCCAGCCCCGGCTATGTCACCAGAGCATCTCTACCCCAAGCTGAGTGTAGTAGGGGCTTGGCTGGGAGGGGTGCATCCGTCCCCTGGCCCTGCTGCAAAGCCTGTGCagcacatgtgtctgtgtgtccaagCTTGGTGCCCAGAAGCCATCAGAGCCGCAGGCCCTCGGGCGCAGGGCTGCTGTCCCCTCCCGCCCAGCAGAGCCTCAGTGCGGCAGGCAGAGGTGAGGTCCTGGGCATTATTCCACACAACGGGAGGGTCAGGCCAGTCCTAACTCCTCGTCATCTGTCAGAAATATTGAGTTCTTTGCAAGAGACATAAACACATTAGAGCCCATGTCTCCAAATGTGGCTGTAATGGATATTtgcaagttttgctttttacatGCTGATAAGTCATTGACTACATTTGAGTTGTTCATATGTGCACGTGACTATCCCGGGAACTGAGATTTCTGTTGCCTGGGTCTGTGCCATGAAGAAGTGCACTTTGGGGCAGCAATATGGGGGGGAGCTGCCTGAGACCCTCGTCCTTGCGTTGGGTGAGTTGGTAGAgagctgcagtcagtggggtgaGCCCAGCTGTCCGGGGCGAAGCAGCAGGCCTGCTCACGCCCTCTAAGTGAATGCCAGCCTCCCTGAGGGTGCCGAGCCCACCAGCTGACTCCGTGGATTGCCTGCTGCTGGAGGATGGTAGACGTAGCCCATGTGGgatgttggggggagggggtgttcCAGAATGTCCCGGACCATGAGGTGATGGGCCTGGGCCACTGTGCGCCTTCAAGGGCCCCACTCACCCTCTGTCCCCACGCTGtcttatttttgttcagtttctACGGCACCGGCCTCATCGCCGGCCACGGcttcaccagccctgagcgcaCCCCTGGGGTCTTTGTCTTATTCGACGAGGACCGCTTCGGGTTCATCTGGCTGGAGCTGAAGTCCTTCAGCCTCTACAGCAGGGTCCAGGCCGCCTTCCGGAACGCAGACGCCCCGTCCCCGCAGGCCTTTGAGGAGATGCTCAAGAACATCCAGTCCCTCACCTCCTGACGGTCCGCCTCCCCACGGCGGGCAACTCGGGGCTGGGAGGGCAGCAGCATGCGCTCGGGGGGACTCGGCCAACACCCGACACCCCCCTGCTCGCAGGAGCCTTGGCGTGGCCGCCCAGATGCTTTCCACGGAGCGCACCGCACGCCTGCATATCCGCCAGTAGCAACAGGAGGGCTGAGCATGTCttgaaaaaaacaacagaacCGGAACAAACTGACCTGGAGGACGGGCCACGGGGTGTGTAGGGACTGAACTGGAGAGACTGGCCGTTTTCTAGGGAGAACacagtcctcctccagggagggtCACTCCGCATGCATGGTCTGCTGCCTCCAGCTCATGGAAGGGGTCCTGGGGGAGGCGTGCTGGCTCCACCATCCCCTCTGCAGGGAGCAAGCCGGAGGGCCACGGTGGCTTCCATGCAGCCTGGGCGGGTGGGGGCGCTGTGTGTGGAATAGGAGCTCCGGGGAGAGGGGGTATGGGGCTCGAGACCCACTTTTACACCTACTCGCTTGGATTTTGGACAAATGCACGTCACTCCAATCTCAGTTTCCAAGATCAATGAAATGGGGCCGGTGATACGGGTCACAAGGAGATGCCCACTGCAGGCTGTCCAGTAGCTCGGTGGCCCTGGTCCAGCACCGCCCGGCCCTGGTCCCTGCAGCACTGGGTGCCTGCCTGGCATCTCTCAGGTTTAGAACCGAGACCTGCACTGCAGCTGTTCCGACAGGCAGTCACTGAgcgccctcccccctcccccgccccaccctcacTGGTGTGAGACTGCGAGTTGCAGCTGCCAGTCTCAGAACCGGGGACAGGGCCTCTCGGAGATGACCCATGTCTGCTCCCCTGCGTGGTTTATGAGGTGCCACTCTTGAAAGGGGTGAAACATCGGGAGGGCTCATGCCATGTGTTTGACGCCCCTCTGCAGGGGAGAGGGCAGCTTTCTGGAAGTGTCAGGGGACCAGGCCCCTCCAGCGTGGAGACGCTGGGCGCTGACCCTTCTGCTGGCACTGTCCCCGTTGTCGTGTTGACCCCTGCATTTGGGAACCCCCACGAGGCCTGATCTTGCCATCCCCTGAAAAATGGAGCCCCGTGTGCCCAGGCACAGACCTGCTGGAGTTCTGCTCAGCCCTCCCTGCCACCTGGCAAGCAAGCATCACCGCACCTGCCTGCCAGGGCTGGTGGCTCCCCGGGGTGGATGGACTCTGTTGCGTCCCAGCTGCTTGTCCTTGTTGGGTtccccagggaggggcagggtgcCTTCATGTAGAGCCCAACCTGAGGTGCCCCATGAAATGTGTCCTGTGTTTCCTGGTAGAGTTCTTCCTGACCAGCTCTTTTCTCAAATAACTTCAGTCCCAGCTTCAGTCCATTTGGCTACTTGGGCCTTCCTTCCTTTGCTGCCCAGAAGCAACAAGCTCTGGGCATGGCCCTGAAATGCAAACTAGGCTTCCCAGGACCAGGACTCTGGGGTCCACCCTGGGCCATCGCCGGGCACCGTCGGCCGAGTCTCATCAGAGACACCACCGCACACCTCCCAGATCCTTCCAGCAGGACTCGCGGTCGGGTGGGGACGTGGTCCCAGTCCCTGCATCTTGCAGGACTGAGCCTCAAAGCCTGTCGCCCTCCCCCCTCTCACAGCGTGGCTGTTCTTCTCTTGTGCCAAGTGTGGCTGTCCCCAGTGGTGTAGCCACAAAGCCTTGAGGACAGTGAAAACAGGACAGCTGGGCGCTCGGCTGTTCCTCTCTAGGTTTCACCACtgtttaaataaaatcaagaaaatgcGTGTTTTACCTAGAGCTAAGGGACTGTCTCTGTCTGAGGCCCCCAGCATTGTAAAGATGAGCACTTCTGATTAAAAACCAACCCCAAACTAAATGCTCTCCTGCCTTTAGTGTCTGGCCTACGCGTGGTTGCCGCTAACAGCGACTAAAATAACCCTGGGCTGCTGGCTGCGTTCATGTTGGCCTCAGTTTCGGGTGTCAGGTGGGGCCTGTGGGTGGCAGCGGCCTGGGTGTCGCCGGGCAGGGCAGCAGGAGAGAAGGGCGTGGGCTTGTCGTCCACCCCGAGGTCTCCTAGTCTCCCACTGTACTTAGTTTCCAGTTCTGGAAGCCCCAGTTCCCAGTTCTGTAGGTGAGGTGCGTGGACAGTGGCGGTTCTGTGCATAGATCCAGTACCGGCCACTCCCCCTCATGGAAGGTCAGCCGGCCCAGGAGGGGACCTTCCAACCAGTTAACTCACTGTGGGCAAGGATTCAAAAAGGCTGAGGGTGTTGTCTGAGGCTTTGGATAAAGCCGGTTCCAATGGGGATCTCTAATGACCCAGGTTAGGGACTGGCCATGCTCCTGTGGGGCTTGAACTGGGGGTGGCAGGTGGACCTCGGGCGGTCTTTGGATGTTCCCCATGGTGGGCATCACCTTCACTGCTACTTTTGCTGCTGTGAGGTTGGGTATGGGGTAGAGGAAAGCTTGGGTACCTCTCTGCATACCTGGAGAGCTCCACGCTCTGGGAGTTGATTAGAAACGTGATTGGAGATTTCAGACACAGGTCATGGGGATTCTTCATTTTGGGGCTGGAGGTGTTTGGTGTGAGGTTGTGGCAAATGACcttatttttttggctttgtGATGTAGGCCTGGCACTATACCCAGATCTGTTCCTCGCCCTCCCCCTGTGCCTCCCGGGGCTCAGAGCTCCAGCATCTAATGCTGGGTGTGAACAGGTTTAGGGGCATTGTGGTGGGAGGGTTTCAGTCTCCTTCCTCTGTCGGTTCAGACTGTAGCCTCCCTTCCTAGCCTTGCCCTGGCCCCTCCTCTGGGACAGTCCAGCTCACTGTGGCTGGTGCTCCAGGCCGCTGCTGCCCGGCTCCTCCCC encodes:
- the FBXO31 gene encoding F-box only protein 31 isoform X1 codes for the protein MAVCARLCGVGPSRGCRRRQQRRGPAEAAAADSEPDTDPEEERIEAGAAALSGAGGGRSAGPSSPPRCSLLELPPELLVEIFASLPGTDLPSLAQVCTKFRRILHTDTIWRRRCREEYGVCENLRKLEITGVSCRDVYAKRINPRVKSGRFMRILPDYEHMEYRDVYTCLLHRYRHILGLWQPDIGPYGGLLNVVVDGLFIIGWMYLPPHDPHVDDPMRFKPLFRIHLMERKSATVECMYGHRGPHNGHVQIVKKDEFSTKCNQTDHHRMSGGRQEEFRTWLREEWGRTLEDIFHEHMQELILMKFIYTSQYDNCLTYRRIYLPPSHPDDLIRPGLFKGTYGSHGLEIVMLSFHGKRARGTKITGDPNIPAGQQTVEIDLRHRIQLPDGESLRDFNELSRVVLEVREQVRQEQEQEGGPEDVEGLGQQSPQPCEEPPAEPAQAPGDRGAAAAAEPPAQSGQGQPFVLPVGVSSRNEDYPRTCRMCFYGTGLIAGHGFTSPERTPGVFVLFDEDRFGFIWLELKSFSLYSRVQAAFRNADAPSPQAFEEMLKNIQSLTS
- the FBXO31 gene encoding F-box only protein 31 isoform X3, with amino-acid sequence MAVCARLCGVGPSRGCRRRQQRRGPAEAAAADSEPDTDPEEERIEAGAAALSGAGGGRSAGPSSPPRCSLLELPPELLVEIFASLPGTDLPSLAQVCTKFRRILHTDTIWRRRCREEYGVCENLRKLEITGVSCRDVYAKLLHRYRHILGLWQPDIGPYGGLLNVVVDGLFIIGWMYLPPHDPHVDDPMRFKPLFRIHLMERKSATVECMYGHRGPHNGHVQIVKKDEFSTKCNQTDHHRMSGGRQEEFRTWLREEWGRTLEDIFHEHMQELILMKFIYTSQYDNCLTYRRIYLPPSHPDDLIRPGLFKGTYGSHGLEIVMLSFHGKRARGTKITGDPNIPAGQQTVEIDLRHRIQLPDGESLRDFNELSRVVLEVREQVRQEQEQEGGPEDVEGLGQQSPQPCEEPPAEPAQAPGDRGAAAAAEPPAQSGQGQPFVLPVGVSSRNEDYPRTCRMCFYGTGLIAGHGFTSPERTPGVFVLFDEDRFGFIWLELKSFSLYSRVQAAFRNADAPSPQAFEEMLKNIQSLTS